In one Triplophysa dalaica isolate WHDGS20190420 chromosome 9, ASM1584641v1, whole genome shotgun sequence genomic region, the following are encoded:
- the seraf gene encoding von Willebrand factor D and EGF domain-containing protein: MEVLCCTSLQLLVAALVSLTGICMGGSDGPRGVALPFIFDPKSTCEPPCKHAGICIRNNTCFCMRGYEGETCQYANCHPKCKNGGECLRPGKCRCPSGFGGIYCHKVVCDGGCWNGGECTAVNREAKCICPSSWTGSRCQDAICPQGCRNGGSCVAPGICSCPEGWIGGACHNAVCKRPCKNGGKCVTPDTCRCRAPFSGPLCEEKKKHV, encoded by the exons ATGGAAGTGCTTTGCTGTACATCTCTGCAGCTTTTGGTGGCTGCACTTGTCAGTCTGACTGGGATCTGTATGGGAGGGTCTGACGGCCCCCGTGGGGTGGCTCTTCCATTCATCTTTGACCCCAAATCAACCTGCGAACCACCTTGTAAACACGCTGGCATCTGTATCCGAAACAACACCTGCTTCTGTATGAGAGGATATGAGGGAGAGACATGCCAATATG CAAACTGTCATCCAAAGTGTAAAAATGGTGGAGAGTGTCTGAGACCTGGAAAATGCAGATGCCCTTCAGGATTTGGAGGAATATATTGTCATAAAG TGGTTTGTGATGGTGGATGTTGGAACGGTGGTGAATGCACTGCTGTGAATCGAGAAGCGAAATGCATCTGTCCTTCTAGTTGGACCGGCTCCAGATGCCAAGATG CGATCTGTCCACAGGGATGCAGGAACGGAGGCAGCTGTGTTGCCCCCGGAATCTGCAGCTGTCCAGAAGGATGGATTGGTGGGGCCTGCCATAATG CTGTGTGTAAAAGACCCTGCAAGAATGGGGGGAAGTGTGTGACGCCCGACACCTGTCGCTGTCGAGCTCCGTTCTCCGGCCCGCTGTGTGAGGAGAAGAAGAAACATGTCTGA